Proteins from a single region of Pseudopedobacter saltans DSM 12145:
- a CDS encoding phospho-sugar mutase, translating to MQELEFLVKEKIETWLNGNYDDETKHQIRDLIEKNALTELTDSFYKDLEFGTGGLRGIIGAGSNRINKYTIGVATQGLANYLNNKYPNEKIKVAIAHDSRNKSDYFARITAEVFSANNIYVYFFKELRPTPLLSFAVRELGCKSGVMITASHNPKEYNGYKAYGSDGGQFVAPDDKLVMDEVAKIRSIDEVKFTPKPENIGYLGEEIDNLYIEKILSLSVSSDAIKRQKDLQIVYSPIHGTGITMVPKALAAFGFENVTLVDEQIKPDGNFPTVIYPNPEEKEALTLSLQKAEEIDADLVLATDPDADRVGIAVKNNDDEFILLNGNQTGALLVNYMLEAWENANKFKGNEYITKTIVTSYIIDKIAASKNIPCYNTLTGFKYIGQLMTQHQNDKTFIVGGEESYGYLIGDFVRDKDAVVSCAFIAEMTAYYKDKGSSLYNALIDMYVKYGFYKEKLVSITKKGKTGAEEIKAMMERFRENPPVSLGGSNVVSLKDYELRKDRNLITGEVKDIELPKSDVLQFVTEDGSIISARPSGTEPKIKFYCSINEPLPSRDEYETTDTKLEMKISNIMSDLNV from the coding sequence ATGCAAGAACTAGAATTTTTGGTCAAGGAAAAAATTGAAACCTGGTTAAACGGGAATTACGATGATGAGACGAAACATCAAATTCGTGATTTGATAGAAAAAAATGCTTTAACAGAGCTTACCGATTCTTTTTATAAAGATTTGGAATTTGGTACCGGAGGTTTAAGAGGGATCATTGGAGCCGGATCAAATAGAATAAATAAATATACAATTGGTGTGGCCACGCAAGGCTTGGCCAATTATCTAAACAATAAGTATCCTAACGAAAAGATTAAAGTAGCGATTGCTCACGACAGTAGGAACAAATCTGATTATTTCGCCAGAATTACTGCAGAGGTCTTCTCTGCTAATAATATATATGTTTACTTTTTTAAAGAATTAAGACCAACTCCGTTATTGTCTTTTGCAGTACGCGAACTGGGTTGTAAAAGTGGAGTCATGATTACTGCTTCACATAATCCGAAAGAATACAACGGCTATAAAGCCTATGGTTCCGACGGTGGTCAGTTTGTCGCTCCGGATGACAAATTAGTTATGGATGAAGTTGCAAAAATCAGATCTATTGACGAAGTAAAATTTACTCCTAAACCCGAAAACATTGGATATCTTGGAGAAGAAATAGATAATCTTTATATCGAAAAAATTCTTTCTTTATCGGTTTCTTCTGATGCTATAAAACGCCAGAAAGATTTGCAGATAGTATATTCTCCAATACACGGAACCGGAATCACTATGGTTCCAAAAGCGCTGGCTGCTTTCGGTTTTGAGAATGTAACTTTAGTTGATGAACAAATCAAACCTGACGGGAACTTTCCTACCGTTATATACCCAAATCCGGAAGAAAAAGAGGCACTAACCTTGTCTTTACAAAAAGCAGAGGAAATTGATGCGGACCTTGTTTTGGCTACTGATCCGGATGCTGACAGGGTTGGGATTGCAGTAAAAAACAATGATGACGAGTTTATCCTCTTAAATGGTAATCAAACTGGTGCTTTATTGGTAAACTACATGCTTGAAGCCTGGGAAAATGCCAACAAGTTTAAAGGAAACGAATATATTACCAAAACAATTGTAACTTCTTATATCATTGACAAAATTGCGGCAAGCAAGAACATTCCTTGCTATAATACACTTACCGGCTTTAAATATATTGGCCAATTAATGACACAGCACCAAAACGACAAGACGTTTATTGTTGGTGGTGAAGAAAGTTACGGTTATTTGATTGGCGATTTTGTGAGGGATAAAGATGCTGTGGTTTCCTGTGCTTTCATAGCAGAAATGACTGCTTATTACAAAGATAAAGGCAGTAGCTTATATAACGCTTTGATTGATATGTATGTTAAATATGGTTTTTATAAAGAAAAGCTGGTTTCTATTACAAAGAAAGGTAAAACAGGTGCAGAAGAAATTAAAGCGATGATGGAAAGGTTTAGAGAAAACCCTCCGGTAAGTTTAGGCGGATCCAATGTTGTTTCTTTAAAAGATTATGAACTAAGAAAGGATCGCAATTTAATTACCGGAGAAGTTAAAGACATTGAATTACCTAAATCTGATGTTTTACAGTTTGTTACTGAGGATGGAAGTATTATTTCTGCGAGACCATCGGGAACAGAACCTAAGATAAAGTTCTATTGCAGTATCAATGAACCTTTGCCAAGCAGAGACGAATATGAGACTACGGATACAAAACTTGAAATGAAAATCAGTAATATTATGTCCGATTTAAATGTATAA
- a CDS encoding superoxide dismutase, whose amino-acid sequence MKIKSFILGALLLAGNSLFAQFTQKPLPYAYNALEPYIDAQTMEIHYSKHHAAYVKNLNDAVKGTPAEKQNIEEVLKSLDKENTAVRNNGGGHYNHELFWSILTPEKNTAPSAQLAQAINTKFKSLDALKSKLNDAAVKRFGSGWAWLIVDESGDLQITSTPNQDNPLMTFAPKQGIPILGIDVWEHAYYLKYQNKRADYLTNIWNVINWKEVSRRYAEAKK is encoded by the coding sequence ATGAAAATCAAATCATTTATTCTAGGTGCTTTATTATTAGCTGGAAACAGCTTATTTGCTCAATTTACCCAAAAGCCGCTTCCGTATGCTTATAATGCGCTGGAACCATATATCGATGCACAGACAATGGAAATCCATTATTCTAAACATCATGCCGCTTATGTAAAGAATTTAAACGATGCAGTAAAGGGAACTCCGGCAGAAAAACAAAATATCGAAGAAGTGTTGAAATCTTTAGACAAGGAAAATACAGCTGTTAGAAATAATGGTGGTGGTCATTACAATCACGAGTTATTCTGGTCTATCCTTACTCCGGAAAAAAACACAGCTCCTTCCGCGCAATTGGCACAGGCTATCAATACAAAATTCAAATCTTTAGATGCGTTAAAATCGAAATTAAACGATGCTGCTGTTAAAAGATTCGGCTCTGGTTGGGCATGGCTAATTGTTGATGAAAGCGGTGATTTACAAATTACATCCACTCCTAATCAAGACAATCCTTTAATGACTTTTGCCCCTAAACAAGGTATACCAATTTTAGGTATAGATGTTTGGGAACATGCATATTATTTAAAGTATCAGAACAAAAGAGCTGATTATTTAACTAATATCTGGAATGTGATTAACTGGAAAGAAGTAAGCAGAAGATACGCGGAAGCTAAAAAGTAA
- a CDS encoding ribulokinase, producing MGEKYVIGLDYGTDSVRALLINALTGEEIASSVHAYRRWKEGKYCQPAISQFRQHPLDYIEGMEETIKDVVSKVPSSVLINIKALAIDTTGSTPVAVNEKGIPLAMLPEFSENPNAMFILWKDHTANREADEINQLARNWSIDFTKYSGGIYSSEWFWSKILRTIRIDEDVFKNAYSWVEHCDWMPALLTGVSSAKHIKRGRCTAGHKAMWHEEFGGLPSQEFLTTLDPKLEGIRVRLYTDTYTSDQSAGKITEEWAKKLGLPENVEIAIGALDAHFGAVGACIEPYSLVKVIGTSTCDMVIAPLDKHKDHLVKGICGQVDGSIVPGYLGLEAGQSAFGDLYAWFKQLLLKPFESLAKDKINQKTLENIADGILPYLSEEAAKIEVTENDIIALDWINGRRTPDVNHNLKSALYGLALGTGAAELFKALVEATAFGARAISERFIEEGIPIRKVIAIGGISKKSNYVMQTLADVLNMEIQVVSSEQTCALGSAMIAATVAGIYTNVEEAQSVMSSGFDATYKPNANRVLIYNKLYQEYLALGKVKL from the coding sequence ATGGGAGAAAAATATGTCATTGGTTTAGACTATGGAACCGATTCTGTAAGGGCTTTATTGATTAATGCCCTTACAGGAGAGGAAATAGCATCTTCAGTGCATGCTTACAGAAGATGGAAAGAAGGTAAGTATTGTCAGCCGGCAATTTCGCAGTTCAGGCAACATCCTCTGGATTACATTGAAGGAATGGAAGAAACGATAAAGGATGTTGTTTCTAAAGTGCCATCATCTGTTTTGATAAATATTAAAGCCCTGGCTATTGATACCACAGGATCTACACCAGTAGCAGTAAACGAAAAAGGTATTCCACTAGCTATGCTTCCGGAATTTTCCGAAAATCCGAACGCCATGTTTATTTTGTGGAAAGACCATACTGCAAATCGCGAAGCAGATGAAATAAATCAGCTGGCCAGAAACTGGAGTATAGATTTTACTAAATATTCGGGAGGTATATATTCCTCAGAATGGTTTTGGTCTAAAATATTACGGACAATCAGAATAGATGAAGACGTTTTCAAAAACGCTTATTCATGGGTAGAACATTGCGACTGGATGCCAGCTTTGTTAACTGGGGTTTCCTCTGCAAAACACATTAAGAGAGGGCGTTGTACAGCTGGACATAAAGCGATGTGGCACGAAGAGTTTGGTGGTCTTCCAAGTCAGGAGTTTTTGACAACTTTAGATCCCAAACTGGAAGGAATAAGAGTAAGATTATATACAGATACCTATACTTCAGATCAATCCGCAGGAAAAATTACAGAAGAGTGGGCAAAAAAATTGGGGCTTCCTGAAAACGTAGAAATTGCAATAGGGGCACTGGATGCACATTTTGGAGCAGTTGGTGCCTGTATAGAGCCTTATTCTTTAGTAAAAGTAATAGGGACATCTACCTGTGATATGGTTATAGCTCCACTTGATAAACATAAAGACCATCTGGTGAAGGGAATATGTGGACAGGTAGATGGGTCTATTGTACCGGGATATTTAGGTTTGGAAGCAGGGCAATCAGCTTTTGGAGATTTGTATGCATGGTTTAAACAGCTATTGCTTAAACCTTTTGAGTCACTTGCTAAAGACAAAATCAATCAGAAAACATTAGAAAATATTGCAGACGGAATTCTTCCATATCTTTCAGAAGAGGCAGCCAAGATAGAAGTTACAGAGAACGATATTATTGCATTGGATTGGATTAACGGAAGACGGACTCCTGATGTGAACCATAATTTAAAATCGGCACTCTACGGACTAGCTTTAGGTACAGGAGCAGCAGAACTTTTTAAAGCATTGGTAGAAGCAACGGCTTTTGGTGCAAGAGCTATTTCCGAAAGATTTATAGAGGAAGGTATTCCAATTCGCAAAGTAATTGCGATAGGGGGGATTTCTAAAAAATCCAATTATGTAATGCAAACTCTTGCCGATGTTCTAAATATGGAAATTCAGGTGGTGAGTAGCGAACAAACATGTGCTTTAGGATCTGCCATGATTGCCGCAACTGTAGCCGGAATTTATACTAATGTAGAAGAAGCACAGTCGGTTATGTCGTCAGGATTTGATGCTACGTATAAGCCAAATGCTAATCGCGTACTTATTTACAATAAGTTGTACCAAGAATATTTGGCTTTGGGGAAGGTAAAGCTATAA
- a CDS encoding fucose isomerase → MNTQKKISLVCSGDLRPSANLSCWAAQSEMERQLAKAFEAEGWTVERAHGFDEEKQHGFIDSQRMGIEVFKNIDPQSPLVVAESVWQYSHHVLAGLTTHKGPILIVANWSGEFPGLVGALNLTGSLTKAGVNYSFLWSEDFTDEFFKNGLNEWLTTGKITHDYSHVKSLTSIALPKEDEQKGRAFGAQMKANKAIMGVFDEGCMGMFNAIVPDDLLHATGIFKERLSQSTLYAKMLEVSDEDAEKVLAWLLNKGMKFDWGTDEVTELTRNQTLIQCKMYIAALRLADEFGCDTIGIQYQQGLKDLAPASDLVEGILNNQDRPPVFNEKGKELFAGEALPHFNEVDECAGIDGLLTYHLWKELGMAGENTLHDLRWGQNFNVNGADEFVWVFLISGAAPPAHHIGGYAGSDSIRQPAMFFRKGGGTLRGIAKPGHLVWSRVFVQDNQLHCDIGVGKAVELPKEETERRWNLTNPQWPIMHATLDGVSRDQMMARHKANHIQVVYANDEVSAHKACRIKAAALAELGIQVHFCGNVDAEGVKFV, encoded by the coding sequence ATGAACACACAGAAAAAAATCAGTCTGGTTTGTAGTGGCGATTTACGTCCATCGGCGAATTTAAGTTGTTGGGCAGCCCAATCGGAAATGGAACGCCAGCTAGCAAAAGCATTTGAGGCCGAAGGTTGGACAGTTGAAAGAGCACATGGATTTGATGAAGAAAAACAACATGGTTTTATAGACTCGCAACGCATGGGGATCGAAGTATTTAAAAATATAGATCCGCAATCACCGCTTGTTGTTGCAGAAAGCGTTTGGCAATATAGTCATCACGTTTTAGCCGGACTGACTACACATAAAGGACCTATACTTATCGTAGCAAACTGGAGTGGTGAATTTCCTGGATTAGTAGGAGCGCTGAATCTAACAGGTTCTTTAACCAAAGCTGGAGTAAACTATAGTTTTTTGTGGAGTGAGGACTTTACCGACGAATTCTTTAAAAACGGACTTAACGAGTGGTTGACAACAGGAAAAATCACCCATGATTATTCTCATGTTAAATCTCTTACTTCCATAGCATTGCCAAAAGAAGACGAACAAAAAGGTAGAGCATTTGGTGCACAGATGAAAGCTAATAAAGCAATCATGGGCGTATTTGACGAGGGTTGTATGGGAATGTTTAATGCGATTGTTCCCGACGATTTATTGCATGCTACCGGTATTTTTAAAGAAAGATTAAGTCAGTCTACATTGTATGCCAAAATGCTCGAGGTTTCAGACGAAGATGCTGAAAAAGTGTTGGCATGGTTGTTAAACAAAGGAATGAAATTTGACTGGGGGACCGATGAAGTTACAGAATTGACAAGAAATCAAACACTTATTCAGTGTAAAATGTATATAGCTGCTTTGCGTTTGGCAGACGAATTCGGTTGCGATACCATAGGTATTCAATATCAGCAAGGGCTTAAAGACCTTGCGCCGGCCAGCGATCTTGTCGAAGGTATTTTAAATAATCAGGATCGTCCGCCGGTTTTCAATGAGAAAGGGAAAGAATTATTTGCCGGAGAAGCACTACCTCATTTTAATGAAGTGGATGAGTGTGCAGGGATCGATGGTCTTTTGACTTATCATTTATGGAAAGAACTAGGAATGGCAGGAGAGAATACTTTGCATGATTTAAGATGGGGGCAAAACTTCAATGTTAATGGTGCTGATGAATTTGTTTGGGTATTCCTGATATCAGGAGCAGCACCTCCGGCTCATCATATTGGAGGCTATGCAGGGTCAGACAGTATCAGACAACCCGCTATGTTTTTCAGAAAAGGCGGAGGTACATTAAGAGGAATTGCAAAACCGGGACATTTAGTTTGGAGCAGGGTGTTCGTTCAGGATAACCAGTTACATTGTGATATCGGCGTGGGTAAAGCGGTAGAATTACCAAAAGAAGAAACCGAAAGAAGATGGAATTTGACTAACCCACAGTGGCCTATTATGCATGCTACTTTAGATGGCGTTAGCAGAGATCAGATGATGGCCAGACATAAGGCAAACCACATTCAGGTGGTTTATGCAAACGACGAAGTATCAGCGCATAAAGCATGTCGTATCAAAGCGGCTGCATTGGCAGAGCTTGGTATACAGGTTCATTTCTGTGGAAACGTAGATGCCGAAGGAGTGAAATTTGTATAA
- a CDS encoding AraC family transcriptional regulator yields the protein MKAQFHKVPTKLETSYNIRNDVSPNFGTVWHYHPELELHYVKKGEGVRFIGDNINNFSAGEMILLGENLPHTWRCKDEYFIPESNLNVEATVIQFLPNCLGQDFLNIPETYQIPRLFEKAKQGLIIKGKTKKKLEVLMHDALGAQSLQRITVLLNILSTLADSEEFEVITKSHTFYRTNNIDTERINKICTYTLSNYKEDISLEQIASLSNLSITSFCRYFKQITKKTYYDFLTEIRISHACRILVNNTLTVEAISMECGFNNPSNFYRHFKKVMGCTPIEYKTKFYK from the coding sequence ATGAAAGCGCAATTCCATAAAGTGCCAACAAAACTGGAGACTTCATACAATATCAGAAATGATGTATCTCCGAATTTCGGAACTGTTTGGCATTACCATCCCGAACTTGAACTTCATTATGTAAAAAAAGGAGAAGGAGTTAGATTTATAGGAGATAATATCAATAACTTTTCTGCCGGTGAGATGATTTTATTGGGAGAAAATCTGCCACATACCTGGCGTTGTAAAGACGAATACTTCATACCTGAGTCTAACCTGAATGTTGAAGCTACAGTAATACAATTTCTTCCAAACTGTTTAGGCCAGGACTTTTTAAATATTCCAGAAACCTATCAGATTCCGAGATTATTTGAAAAAGCGAAACAAGGCTTAATAATTAAAGGAAAAACCAAGAAAAAACTGGAAGTTTTAATGCATGATGCTTTAGGCGCACAAAGTTTACAAAGAATAACCGTTTTACTGAATATCTTAAGCACACTTGCAGATAGCGAAGAGTTTGAGGTAATTACTAAATCTCATACTTTTTACAGAACGAACAACATAGATACAGAACGTATCAATAAAATTTGCACTTATACGCTTTCCAATTATAAAGAGGACATTTCACTGGAACAGATAGCTTCTTTAAGCAACCTAAGCATAACGTCGTTTTGCCGTTATTTCAAACAGATAACGAAGAAAACTTATTATGATTTTCTAACCGAGATCAGGATAAGTCATGCTTGTAGAATACTGGTTAACAACACTTTAACCGTGGAAGCTATTAGTATGGAATGTGGCTTTAATAATCCGTCTAATTTTTACAGGCATTTTAAGAAAGTTATGGGCTGCACTCCTATAGAATACAAGACTAAATTCTATAAATAA
- a CDS encoding DUF3748 domain-containing protein, translated as MNSNKQRRFSGVFTFCVVLGVIACNSRTIKMHTEKQLTFDKKGHLINHTQIFSPDGKWIVYDTRNDDTKIGSTSTIEMVNIETGEIKELYKTQNQTEFGPGVGAATFSPKEEKVIFIQGIRNASENNPYGFTRRTGVAIALENPGKAIYMDARDILPPFTPGALRGGTHAHSWSGDGEMISFTYNDYVLEQLSKHNSSVKDLRTVGVMFPEKVHVQDDNGTAENNDGQMFSVILTKVKENPKPDTDEIDKAFDECWVGKGGYIKADGKKQRKAIAFQGNVRDKAGNTKTEVFVVDLPENLTQAEDAKPLEGTSSTRPNVPKGVMQRRITFLEQGVQGPRHWLRTSKDGSKVFFLSKDKKGYINAFNVSPNGGEVNQVTFNEFDIQSGINLSPNDRLLAYVANNAVYITDLNTGKSTQISQSFLEKDKPVSAVSWSKEGSRLFYNRFVDGWMQIFSLTL; from the coding sequence ATGAATAGCAATAAACAAAGGAGATTTTCAGGGGTATTCACATTTTGTGTGGTTCTCGGTGTGATCGCCTGTAATTCCAGAACAATAAAAATGCATACAGAAAAGCAACTGACCTTTGATAAGAAAGGACATTTAATTAATCACACTCAAATTTTTTCTCCTGATGGAAAGTGGATAGTTTATGATACCAGAAACGATGATACTAAAATAGGAAGTACTTCGACTATTGAAATGGTTAACATTGAAACCGGAGAAATTAAAGAGTTATATAAAACCCAAAATCAAACAGAATTCGGACCCGGAGTTGGAGCAGCGACTTTTTCGCCCAAAGAAGAAAAGGTGATTTTTATCCAGGGTATCAGAAATGCTTCTGAAAACAATCCTTATGGATTTACCAGAAGAACAGGAGTTGCCATAGCATTGGAAAATCCCGGTAAAGCAATTTATATGGATGCCAGAGATATTCTGCCACCTTTTACGCCCGGTGCCTTAAGAGGAGGTACACATGCGCATTCCTGGAGTGGCGATGGTGAAATGATTAGTTTTACCTATAATGACTATGTGCTCGAGCAATTAAGTAAACATAATTCATCTGTAAAAGATTTAAGAACTGTCGGTGTTATGTTTCCTGAAAAAGTCCATGTTCAGGATGATAATGGTACCGCCGAAAATAATGATGGCCAAATGTTTTCGGTGATACTGACAAAAGTGAAAGAAAATCCCAAGCCAGATACAGATGAGATTGATAAGGCTTTTGATGAGTGCTGGGTAGGAAAAGGTGGCTATATAAAAGCAGATGGAAAAAAGCAGAGAAAAGCGATAGCCTTCCAGGGAAATGTAAGAGACAAAGCAGGTAATACAAAAACCGAAGTGTTCGTTGTTGATTTACCCGAGAATCTAACTCAGGCAGAGGATGCTAAACCATTGGAAGGGACATCTAGTACCAGACCCAATGTACCTAAGGGAGTTATGCAACGTAGAATTACTTTTTTGGAACAGGGTGTGCAGGGACCTCGTCATTGGCTAAGGACCAGCAAAGATGGCAGCAAAGTTTTCTTTCTTTCCAAGGATAAAAAGGGGTATATAAATGCGTTTAATGTTTCACCAAACGGGGGAGAAGTTAATCAGGTCACGTTTAATGAGTTTGACATCCAAAGTGGTATAAACTTAAGTCCAAATGATAGATTACTGGCTTATGTAGCCAATAACGCTGTGTATATAACAGATCTGAATACGGGGAAATCAACACAGATTTCGCAATCATTTTTAGAAAAAGATAAGCCTGTAAGTGCTGTGTCATGGTCAAAAGAAGGAAGCAGACTTTTTTACAATCGATTTGTAGATGGCTGGATGCAGATATTTAGTTTAACTTTATAA
- the trxB gene encoding thioredoxin-disulfide reductase: MAEELEHVKCLIIGSGPAGYTAAIYAARADLKPVMITGMQMGGQLTQTTDVENFPGYPGGVMGPEMMEDFRKQAERFGTDIRFGYVSAVDFSGPIHKVIVDDTKTILADTVIISTGASAKYLGLESEQKYNGFGVSACAVCDGFFFKNQDVAIVGAGDTAAEEATYLAKLCNKVYMLVRRDEFRASKAMVHRVLNTPNIEILYNTEAKEILGDEKAVTGVRVFNNQTNEEKDIPVTGFFVAIGHKPNTDIFAGWLDMDDTGYLITNPDSTSTKVPGVFVSGDAQDKVFRQAITAAGTGCMAALEAERYLAAKEYQ, translated from the coding sequence ATGGCTGAAGAATTAGAACACGTAAAATGTTTAATTATAGGTTCTGGGCCGGCAGGTTATACTGCCGCAATTTATGCTGCCAGAGCTGACTTAAAACCTGTAATGATTACAGGAATGCAAATGGGCGGTCAATTGACCCAGACTACCGATGTAGAGAACTTTCCGGGTTATCCGGGTGGAGTGATGGGACCCGAAATGATGGAAGACTTCCGTAAACAAGCTGAAAGATTTGGTACTGATATACGTTTTGGATATGTATCTGCTGTAGATTTTTCCGGTCCGATACATAAAGTAATTGTAGATGATACCAAAACAATTTTAGCAGATACGGTTATCATCTCTACAGGTGCATCTGCGAAATATTTAGGATTAGAATCTGAACAAAAATATAACGGATTTGGTGTATCAGCATGTGCTGTCTGTGACGGATTTTTCTTTAAAAATCAGGATGTGGCCATCGTAGGAGCTGGTGATACTGCGGCGGAAGAAGCTACTTACCTGGCTAAATTATGTAATAAAGTTTACATGTTAGTAAGAAGAGATGAGTTCAGGGCATCCAAAGCTATGGTACATCGTGTTTTAAACACGCCAAACATCGAAATCCTTTATAATACAGAAGCAAAAGAAATATTGGGAGATGAAAAGGCTGTAACAGGAGTTAGAGTTTTTAATAACCAAACAAACGAAGAAAAAGACATACCTGTAACCGGATTTTTCGTAGCCATTGGTCACAAACCAAATACAGATATCTTTGCAGGTTGGTTGGATATGGATGATACGGGTTATCTGATTACTAATCCGGATAGTACATCAACTAAAGTCCCGGGTGTGTTTGTATCTGGGGATGCACAGGATAAAGTTTTTAGACAAGCTATTACTGCCGCAGGAACTGGTTGTATGGCAGCTTTAGAAGCAGAGAGATATTTGGCGGCTAAAGAATATCAATAA
- a CDS encoding quinone-dependent dihydroorotate dehydrogenase, which yields MYQFLKPIFFQFDPEKIHHFVTGTLQTVQKIWGLPKVIKGSFKYEHPSLEREVFGLKFKNPVGLAAGFDKNGEYIEELANFGFGFIEVGTVTPLPQPGNDKPRMFRLPKDEALINRMGFNNKGVDVLARKLESVKREGLIIGGNIGKNKNTPNEEAVSDYIKCFDRLFNVVDYFVVNVSSPNTPNLRALQEKEPLKNILNTLQERNNKDGISKPILLKIAPDLTDSQLDDIVEIVQETKIAGVIATNTTISRENLNSPEYLKNETGGLSGKPVKDRSTEVIRYLSEKSNKAFPIIGVGGIHSAKDAKEKLDAGAALVQIYTGFIYEGPALIKRINKSLKR from the coding sequence ATGTATCAGTTTTTAAAGCCAATTTTTTTTCAATTCGATCCAGAAAAAATACATCATTTCGTTACTGGAACATTACAAACAGTACAAAAGATATGGGGATTGCCTAAAGTTATCAAGGGCAGTTTTAAATACGAACATCCTTCACTGGAAAGAGAGGTGTTTGGTTTAAAATTTAAGAATCCTGTGGGTTTGGCGGCAGGTTTCGATAAAAATGGCGAATACATTGAAGAACTAGCCAATTTTGGTTTTGGTTTTATAGAAGTTGGTACAGTAACTCCATTGCCTCAGCCGGGTAATGATAAGCCAAGGATGTTCCGTTTGCCCAAAGACGAAGCGCTGATTAATAGAATGGGATTTAATAATAAAGGCGTTGATGTTTTGGCGAGAAAGCTGGAATCTGTAAAAAGAGAAGGCTTAATTATTGGAGGAAATATCGGTAAGAATAAAAATACTCCTAACGAAGAAGCGGTTAGTGATTACATCAAATGTTTCGATCGTTTGTTTAATGTAGTAGATTATTTCGTTGTCAATGTAAGTTCACCAAATACTCCAAATCTTAGGGCTTTACAGGAAAAAGAACCTTTAAAAAATATACTGAATACGCTACAGGAAAGAAACAATAAAGACGGAATATCAAAACCTATCTTGTTGAAGATAGCACCAGACTTAACAGATTCTCAACTTGATGATATTGTCGAAATTGTTCAGGAAACAAAAATTGCCGGAGTAATTGCTACCAACACAACCATTTCGAGAGAAAATTTAAACTCTCCGGAATATCTGAAAAATGAAACTGGTGGTTTAAGTGGAAAACCAGTAAAAGACAGATCCACAGAAGTTATCAGATATCTTTCTGAGAAATCAAATAAAGCTTTCCCTATTATTGGTGTAGGTGGAATCCATTCCGCTAAAGATGCAAAGGAAAAGCTAGATGCAGGAGCTGCATTAGTTCAGATTTACACGGGTTTCATTTACGAAGGTCCAGCTTTAATCAAGCGGATCAATAAATCTCTGAAAAGATAG